A window from Primulina huaijiensis isolate GDHJ02 chromosome 11, ASM1229523v2, whole genome shotgun sequence encodes these proteins:
- the LOC140987334 gene encoding uncharacterized protein, which yields MDESWRMRIGTPTTKATRPKFPKYRSTEDNARKTASGDISHEHPLNPEDFTDVFGGPPRTVLSGQFITRFTISSSSNFSYEEIFRHPENVPPSTGRIGRSLKEFRIPTKSVQDQHNSRKSGFYTDIFGWDDERVMRSRSKTSSSSILSSEELSPIRRAVWVEDNVSSFASKLRPINVKSGWNPSRMMQNDCRKQQNLPPFTGTQPVFNTYEYPENFKNYPFGFSPRNASPETISVEPMSNGSFRVPTDCLEPNSPASAVSSVCHSDMDQKTRAVEDDMLMQDQVELEEDEVMSSYVIEINSDNREGTTESNGVDEAIAWAKEKFHKHCLESKWGSENCEKGKHLEENLGRNQSSGHTHSFGSLDEQQEKWALEEEIQPFESKLQIEMQVMDEKIRLWSKGKESDIRLLLSSLHHVLWPNSGWFPVPLTNMIEIPKVKKAYQKARLCLHPDKLQQRGATLSQKYIAEKVFSVLQDAWAAFVSRC from the exons ATGGACGAATCTTGGAGAATGAGAATTGGGACGCCCACGACAAAAGCCACACGGCCCAAATTTCCAAAATACCGATCCACTGAAGACAACGCCCGGAAAACTGCCTCCGGCGACATATCCCACGAACACCCTCTAAACCCCGAAGACTTCACCGACGTTTTCGGTGGGCCACCTCGAACAGTTCTCTCCGGCCAGTTCATCACCCGGTTTACAATATCCTCCTCATCCAATTTTTCCTACGAGGAGATTTTCCGGCATCCGGAGAACGTGCCTCCGTCAACGGGAAGGATTGGCCGGAGCTTAAAAGAGTTCAGGATCCCGACGAAGAGTGTTCAAGATCAGCATAATAGTCGTAAGAGTGGTTTCTATACTGATATTTTTGGGTGGGATGATGAGAGGGTGATGAGATCAaggtcaaagacgagttcttcaTCGATTTTAAGCTCGGAGGAATTAAGTCCTATCCGGCGGGCGGTATGGGTAGAAGACAATGTTTCCTCTTTTGCTTCGAAGCTCAg GCCAATTAATGTTAAATCTGGGTGGAATCCATCAAGAATGATGCAAAACGATTGCCGAAAACAACAGAATTTGCCACCATTTACAGGCACTCAGCCTGTATTCAACACTTACGAATACCCTGAGAATTTCAAGAACTACCCATTTGGATTTAGTCCGAGAAATGCATCCCCCGAGACCATTAGTGTTGAACCGATGTCAAACGGCAGCTTCAGAGTGCCTACAGATTGTTTAGAACCCAATTCACCAGCCTCGGCTGTTTCTTCAGTTTGCCATTCAGACATGGATCAAAAAACAAGAGctgttgaggatgatatgttgATGCAAGATCAGGTAGAACTGGAAGAAGATGAAGTGATGAGCTCCTATGTTATAGAAATAAACTCTGATAATAGGGAAGGGACGACTGAATCTAATGGTGTTGACGAAGCAATCGCATGGGCAAAAGAAAAGTTTCATAAACATTGTTTGGAGAGTAAATGGGGCTCTGAAAATTGCGAGAAAGGGAAACACTTAGAAG AAAATCTCGGTAGGAATCAGTCGTCAGGACATACACATAGTTTTGGATCACTG GATGAGCAACAAGAAAAATGGGCTTTAGAAGAAGAGATACAGCCATTTGAAAGCAAG TTACAAATAGAAATGCAAGTAATGGATGAAAAGATAAGGTTGTGGTCAAAAGGCAAAGAATCGGACATCCGGTTGCTATTATCTTCCCTGCATCAT GTTTTATGGCCTAACAGTGGCTGGTTTCCGGTGCCTTTAACAAATATGATCGAAATCCCGAAAGTGAAAAAAGCATATCAAAAGGCAAGGCTGTGCCTGCACCCCGACAAGCTGCAACAAAGGGGTGCTACACTCTCACAAAAATACATAGCTGAAAAGGTTTTTTCTGTCCTTCAG GATGCTTGGGCTGCATTTGTCTCCCGTTGTTGA
- the LOC140988536 gene encoding glutaredoxin-C1-like — protein MNQVADKLVSSVMMIGGGVGVGVGGEVKAAASWEPVFETLSVLVSSNAVVVFTISGCCMCHVVKQLLLGLGVGPAIVELDHHESGRDIQALLYHLSGGGNGAHIQLVVPTVFVGGRFLGGIEKVLTCHINGSLVPLLKDAGALWL, from the coding sequence ATGAATCAAGTAGCAGATAAGTTGGTGTCATCTGTTATGATGATTGGCGGTGGTGTTGGAGTTGGAGTTGGAGGAGAGGTGAAAGCGGCGGCGAGCTGGGAGCCTGTGTTCGAGACACTGAGCGTGCTGGTGTCCAGCAATGCGGTGGTGGTGTTCACAATCAGCGGCTGCTGCATGTGCCACGTAGTCAAACAGTTGCTTCTGGGACTCGGAGTTGGCCCTGCTATCGTGGAGCTCGACCACCACGAATCTGGCAGAGACATTCAGGCTCTACTTTATCACCTATCCGGTGGCGGCAACGGTGCACATATACAGCTGGTGGTGCCGACGGTGTTCGTGGGTGGCAGGTTCTTGGGAGGCATAGAGAAAGTGTTGACTTGCCACATTAATGGCAGTCTTGTTCCTCTGCTCAAGGATGCAGGAGCTCTCTGGCTTTGA
- the LOC140987335 gene encoding CBL-interacting protein kinase 23-like isoform X1 translates to MSSKSSVGGGSGSEGASGRTRVGKYEFGRTLGEGSFGKVKFARNLETGENMAIKIIDKSKVLKHKMISQIKCEISTMKLIRHPNVIRMHEVMASKSKIFIVMEFVNGGELFDKIATRGRLGEDEARKYFQQLVNAVDYCHSRGVYHRDLKPENLLLNANGVLKVSDFGLSALSQQVWEDGLLHTACGTPNYVAPEVIKSKGYDGAKADIWSCGVVLFVLMAGYLPFEESNLMVLYKKIFAAQFICPPWFSTSSKNLIKRILDPNPLTRITIAEVLENGWFKKGYKKPIFECEEVALDDVDALFNESADSPNFVVEMQEEQQPTPPLLMTAFELISFSQGLNLNSLFEKQMGFAERETRFASKCSANEIASKLEQAAGSLGFDVKKKNYKMKLHGEKSGRKGHLSIATEIFEVAPSLHIVQLHKTGGDTLEFHKFYKNLSVGLKDIVWKTGDGVNIEANNGAGTSMS, encoded by the exons ATGTCATCGAAATCTAGTGTTGGTGGGGGCAGCGGAAGTGAGGGTGCATCTGGGAGGACACGGGTGGGAAAGTATGAATTTGGAAGAACATTAGGAGAAGGGTCATTTGGTAAGGTGAAGTTCGCAAGGAACTTGGAGACTGGTGAGAATATGGCGATCAAGATTATCGATAAAAGTAAAGTTCTCAAGCACAAGATGATTAGCCAG ATTAAGTGCGAAATTTCAACCATGAAGTTAATAAGGCATCCAAATGTCATTCGAATGCATGAG GTCATGGCCAGCAAGTCAAAGATATTCATCGTGATGGAATTTGTCAATGGTGGTGAACTCTTTGACAAAATT GCTACTAGAGGTAGGCTCGGAGAAGATGAagctagaaaatattttcagcagCTAGTTAATGCTGTAGATTACTGCCACAGTAGAGGTGTTTATCATAGAGACCTTAAG cCGGAGAACCTGTTGCTTAATGCCAATGGAGTCCTTAAAGTCTCTGACTTTGGATTAAGTGCACTATCTCAGCAAGTTTGG GAAGATGGCTTACTTCACACAGCATGTGGAACACCCAACTATGTTGCTCCAGAG GTGATTAAAAGTAAGGGTTATGATGGAGCTAAAGCAGATATTTGGTCATGTGGTGTCGTACTTTTTGTTCTTATGGCTGGTTATTTACCTTTTGAAGAATCAAATCTTATGGTATTGTACAAAAAG ATATTTGCGGCGCAGTTCATATGCCCCCCTTGGTTTTCTACCAGCTCCAAGAATTTGATCAAAAGAATATTGGATCCCAATCCATTGACA AGGATCACAATTGCTGAGGTTCTCGAAAATGGGTGGTTCAAGAAAGGATACAAGAAACCTATATTTGAATGCGAGGAAGTTGCTCTTGATGATGTTGATGCTCTTTTTAATGAATCAGCG GACTCACCGAACTTTGTTGTGGAAATGCAAGAGGAACAACAACCTACCCCACCACTGCTCATGACTGCCTTCGAGCTTATCTCCTTCTCACAGGGTCTCAATCTCAATTCTCTTTTTGAAAAGCAAATG GGGTTTGCTGAGCGAGAAACGAGATTTGCATCCAAATGTTCTGCAAATGAGATTGCTTCAAAACTTGAGCAAGCTGCTGGTTCCTTGGGTTTTGATGTGAAGAAGAAGAACTACAAG ATGAAACTTCATGGGGAAAAGTCTGGGCGCAAGGGTCACCTGTCAATTGCAACAGAG ATTTTTGAGGTGGCTCCTTCACTTCACATTGTTCAGCTTCACAAGACTGGTGGAGATACATTAGAGTTTCACAAG TTTTACAAGAACCTGTCAGTTGGGTTGAAAGATATTGTGTGGAAAACTGGCGATGGGGTGAATATTGAAGCGAATAATG GTGCTGGTACCTCAATGTCTTGA
- the LOC140987800 gene encoding F-box protein At5g46170-like translates to MGSIRLDLGGKIHPEPIDLLDGIPDSLLLVIFNKIGDVKSLGRCCVVSKRFHSLVPQVDTIIVRVDCVISDDDSSSSSLASDKSRHPISSFFRLFLGLFKPFQSFTQFITPAARRLPSFAEDSDCETEQNCVTHHSPTQVLKNFNEIKLLRITLPSGELGIDAGVLLKWRADFGSTLDNCVILAASSVIHNPNRVCGRNVDTNDIGNNSNGLAIDNGSIPESFYTNGGLKLRVVWTISSLIAASARHYLLQPIIAEHQTLESLILTDSDGQGVLSMNKVQLEELRLKPLSASSASKRTLVPALNMRLWYASHLELPNGMVLIGATLVAIKPREQSKIEVVGSEGNWVASAFEEPFGTAARMLVKRRTYCLEMNSF, encoded by the coding sequence ATGGGTTCTATTCGATTAGATCTGGGCGGTAAAATCCACCCCGAACCGATAGATCTGTTAGACGGGATTCCGGACTCCCTTCTCCTCGTCATCTTTAACAAAATTGGGGATGTCAAATCATTGGGCCGATGCTGCGTTGTTTCGAAGCGGTTTCACTCTCTCGTTCCTCAAGTCGACACCATAATCGTGCGCGTCGATTGCGTCATCTCGGACGACGATTCCTCTTCCTCCTCGCTCGCATCTGACAAATCCCGGCACCCCATATCCTCTTTCTTTCGCCTATTCCTCGGACTCTTCAAGCCCTTTCAATCTTTTACACAATTCATTACTCCAGCCGCCAGACGCCTTCCTTCCTTCGCAGAAGATTCCGACTGCGAAACCGAGCAAAACTGCGTCACCCACCATTCACCTACTCAAGTACTGaaaaattttaatgaaatcaaGCTCCTACGGATTACACTTCCGAGTGGGGAGTTGGGGATAGACGCTGGTGTTTTGCTCAAGTGGAGGGCCGATTTTGGGTCAACGCTCGATAATTGTGTTATTCTTGCCGCTTCCAGTGTCATTCATAATCCTAATAGGGTCTGTGGTCGTAATGTCGATACTAATGATATTGGAAATAACAGTAATGGATTGGCGATTGATAATGGCAGCATACCAGAGTCCTTTTACACGAATGGGGGTTTAAAGCTGCGTGTTGTGTGGACTATTAGCTCATTGATCGCGGCCTCGGCGAGGCATTATCTGCTGCAGCCTATAATAGCGGAACACCAAACCCTAGAAAGCTTGATTTTGACCGACTCAGATGGACAGGGAGTGTTATCTATGAACAAAGTGCAGTTGGAGGAGCTTCGGTTGAAGCCATTGTCTGCATCCTCAGCATCAAAGAGGACTCTTGTTCCAGCTCTGAATATGCGGTTATGGTATGCTTCCCATTTGGAGTTGCCAAATGGGATGGTGCTGATAGGGGCGACTTTGGTTGCAATTAAGCCTCGTGAGCAGTCGAAGATAGAGGTCGTGGGTTCGGAAGGGAATTGGGTAGCCTCCGCATTTGAAGAGCCTTTCGGCACTGCTGCAAGGATGCTGGTAAAGAGGAGAACTTATTGTCTGGAAATGAACTCATTTTGA
- the LOC140987335 gene encoding CBL-interacting protein kinase 23-like isoform X2 translates to MSSKSSVGGGSGSEGASGRTRVGKYEFGRTLGEGSFGKVKFARNLETGENMAIKIIDKSKVLKHKMISQIKCEISTMKLIRHPNVIRMHEVMASKSKIFIVMEFVNGGELFDKIATRGRLGEDEARKYFQQLVNAVDYCHSRGVYHRDLKPENLLLNANGVLKVSDFGLSALSQQVWEDGLLHTACGTPNYVAPEVIKSKGYDGAKADIWSCGVVLFVLMAGYLPFEESNLMVLYKKIFAAQFICPPWFSTSSKNLIKRILDPNPLTRITIAEVLENGWFKKGYKKPIFECEEVALDDVDALFNESADSPNFVVEMQEEQQPTPPLLMTAFELISFSQGLNLNSLFEKQMGFAERETRFASKCSANEIASKLEQAAGSLGFDVKKKNYKMKLHGEKSGRKGHLSIATEIFEVAPSLHIVQLHKTGGDTLEFHKVLLLVVALKDGTTGLKI, encoded by the exons ATGTCATCGAAATCTAGTGTTGGTGGGGGCAGCGGAAGTGAGGGTGCATCTGGGAGGACACGGGTGGGAAAGTATGAATTTGGAAGAACATTAGGAGAAGGGTCATTTGGTAAGGTGAAGTTCGCAAGGAACTTGGAGACTGGTGAGAATATGGCGATCAAGATTATCGATAAAAGTAAAGTTCTCAAGCACAAGATGATTAGCCAG ATTAAGTGCGAAATTTCAACCATGAAGTTAATAAGGCATCCAAATGTCATTCGAATGCATGAG GTCATGGCCAGCAAGTCAAAGATATTCATCGTGATGGAATTTGTCAATGGTGGTGAACTCTTTGACAAAATT GCTACTAGAGGTAGGCTCGGAGAAGATGAagctagaaaatattttcagcagCTAGTTAATGCTGTAGATTACTGCCACAGTAGAGGTGTTTATCATAGAGACCTTAAG cCGGAGAACCTGTTGCTTAATGCCAATGGAGTCCTTAAAGTCTCTGACTTTGGATTAAGTGCACTATCTCAGCAAGTTTGG GAAGATGGCTTACTTCACACAGCATGTGGAACACCCAACTATGTTGCTCCAGAG GTGATTAAAAGTAAGGGTTATGATGGAGCTAAAGCAGATATTTGGTCATGTGGTGTCGTACTTTTTGTTCTTATGGCTGGTTATTTACCTTTTGAAGAATCAAATCTTATGGTATTGTACAAAAAG ATATTTGCGGCGCAGTTCATATGCCCCCCTTGGTTTTCTACCAGCTCCAAGAATTTGATCAAAAGAATATTGGATCCCAATCCATTGACA AGGATCACAATTGCTGAGGTTCTCGAAAATGGGTGGTTCAAGAAAGGATACAAGAAACCTATATTTGAATGCGAGGAAGTTGCTCTTGATGATGTTGATGCTCTTTTTAATGAATCAGCG GACTCACCGAACTTTGTTGTGGAAATGCAAGAGGAACAACAACCTACCCCACCACTGCTCATGACTGCCTTCGAGCTTATCTCCTTCTCACAGGGTCTCAATCTCAATTCTCTTTTTGAAAAGCAAATG GGGTTTGCTGAGCGAGAAACGAGATTTGCATCCAAATGTTCTGCAAATGAGATTGCTTCAAAACTTGAGCAAGCTGCTGGTTCCTTGGGTTTTGATGTGAAGAAGAAGAACTACAAG ATGAAACTTCATGGGGAAAAGTCTGGGCGCAAGGGTCACCTGTCAATTGCAACAGAG ATTTTTGAGGTGGCTCCTTCACTTCACATTGTTCAGCTTCACAAGACTGGTGGAGATACATTAGAGTTTCACAAG GTTTTGTTGTTAGTGGTGGCCTTAAAAGATGGAACTACTGGTTTGAAGATATAA
- the LOC140987335 gene encoding CBL-interacting protein kinase 23-like isoform X4, with protein MSSKSSVGGGSGSEGASGRTRVGKYEFGRTLGEGSFGKVKFARNLETGENMAIKIIDKSKVLKHKMISQIKCEISTMKLIRHPNVIRMHEVMASKSKIFIVMEFVNGGELFDKIATRGRLGEDEARKYFQQLVNAVDYCHSRGVYHRDLKPENLLLNANGVLKVSDFGLSALSQQVWEDGLLHTACGTPNYVAPEVIKSKGYDGAKADIWSCGVVLFVLMAGYLPFEESNLMVLYKKIFAAQFICPPWFSTSSKNLIKRILDPNPLTRITIAEVLENGWFKKGYKKPIFECEEVALDDVDALFNESADSPNFVVEMQEEQQPTPPLLMTAFELISFSQGLNLNSLFEKQMGFAERETRFASKCSANEIASKLEQAAGSLGFDVKKKNYKVDGIFFGGLWFPFACFPGTCYP; from the exons ATGTCATCGAAATCTAGTGTTGGTGGGGGCAGCGGAAGTGAGGGTGCATCTGGGAGGACACGGGTGGGAAAGTATGAATTTGGAAGAACATTAGGAGAAGGGTCATTTGGTAAGGTGAAGTTCGCAAGGAACTTGGAGACTGGTGAGAATATGGCGATCAAGATTATCGATAAAAGTAAAGTTCTCAAGCACAAGATGATTAGCCAG ATTAAGTGCGAAATTTCAACCATGAAGTTAATAAGGCATCCAAATGTCATTCGAATGCATGAG GTCATGGCCAGCAAGTCAAAGATATTCATCGTGATGGAATTTGTCAATGGTGGTGAACTCTTTGACAAAATT GCTACTAGAGGTAGGCTCGGAGAAGATGAagctagaaaatattttcagcagCTAGTTAATGCTGTAGATTACTGCCACAGTAGAGGTGTTTATCATAGAGACCTTAAG cCGGAGAACCTGTTGCTTAATGCCAATGGAGTCCTTAAAGTCTCTGACTTTGGATTAAGTGCACTATCTCAGCAAGTTTGG GAAGATGGCTTACTTCACACAGCATGTGGAACACCCAACTATGTTGCTCCAGAG GTGATTAAAAGTAAGGGTTATGATGGAGCTAAAGCAGATATTTGGTCATGTGGTGTCGTACTTTTTGTTCTTATGGCTGGTTATTTACCTTTTGAAGAATCAAATCTTATGGTATTGTACAAAAAG ATATTTGCGGCGCAGTTCATATGCCCCCCTTGGTTTTCTACCAGCTCCAAGAATTTGATCAAAAGAATATTGGATCCCAATCCATTGACA AGGATCACAATTGCTGAGGTTCTCGAAAATGGGTGGTTCAAGAAAGGATACAAGAAACCTATATTTGAATGCGAGGAAGTTGCTCTTGATGATGTTGATGCTCTTTTTAATGAATCAGCG GACTCACCGAACTTTGTTGTGGAAATGCAAGAGGAACAACAACCTACCCCACCACTGCTCATGACTGCCTTCGAGCTTATCTCCTTCTCACAGGGTCTCAATCTCAATTCTCTTTTTGAAAAGCAAATG GGGTTTGCTGAGCGAGAAACGAGATTTGCATCCAAATGTTCTGCAAATGAGATTGCTTCAAAACTTGAGCAAGCTGCTGGTTCCTTGGGTTTTGATGTGAAGAAGAAGAACTACAAG GTGGATGGAATATTTTTTGGAGGGCTGTGGTTTCCTTTTGCATGTTTCCCAGGCACATGCTACCCTTGA
- the LOC140987335 gene encoding CBL-interacting serine/threonine-protein kinase 23-like isoform X3 — MSSKSSVGGGSGSEGASGRTRVGKYEFGRTLGEGSFGKVKFARNLETGENMAIKIIDKSKVLKHKMISQVMASKSKIFIVMEFVNGGELFDKIATRGRLGEDEARKYFQQLVNAVDYCHSRGVYHRDLKPENLLLNANGVLKVSDFGLSALSQQVWEDGLLHTACGTPNYVAPEVIKSKGYDGAKADIWSCGVVLFVLMAGYLPFEESNLMVLYKKIFAAQFICPPWFSTSSKNLIKRILDPNPLTRITIAEVLENGWFKKGYKKPIFECEEVALDDVDALFNESADSPNFVVEMQEEQQPTPPLLMTAFELISFSQGLNLNSLFEKQMGFAERETRFASKCSANEIASKLEQAAGSLGFDVKKKNYKMKLHGEKSGRKGHLSIATEIFEVAPSLHIVQLHKTGGDTLEFHKFYKNLSVGLKDIVWKTGDGVNIEANNGAGTSMS, encoded by the exons ATGTCATCGAAATCTAGTGTTGGTGGGGGCAGCGGAAGTGAGGGTGCATCTGGGAGGACACGGGTGGGAAAGTATGAATTTGGAAGAACATTAGGAGAAGGGTCATTTGGTAAGGTGAAGTTCGCAAGGAACTTGGAGACTGGTGAGAATATGGCGATCAAGATTATCGATAAAAGTAAAGTTCTCAAGCACAAGATGATTAGCCAG GTCATGGCCAGCAAGTCAAAGATATTCATCGTGATGGAATTTGTCAATGGTGGTGAACTCTTTGACAAAATT GCTACTAGAGGTAGGCTCGGAGAAGATGAagctagaaaatattttcagcagCTAGTTAATGCTGTAGATTACTGCCACAGTAGAGGTGTTTATCATAGAGACCTTAAG cCGGAGAACCTGTTGCTTAATGCCAATGGAGTCCTTAAAGTCTCTGACTTTGGATTAAGTGCACTATCTCAGCAAGTTTGG GAAGATGGCTTACTTCACACAGCATGTGGAACACCCAACTATGTTGCTCCAGAG GTGATTAAAAGTAAGGGTTATGATGGAGCTAAAGCAGATATTTGGTCATGTGGTGTCGTACTTTTTGTTCTTATGGCTGGTTATTTACCTTTTGAAGAATCAAATCTTATGGTATTGTACAAAAAG ATATTTGCGGCGCAGTTCATATGCCCCCCTTGGTTTTCTACCAGCTCCAAGAATTTGATCAAAAGAATATTGGATCCCAATCCATTGACA AGGATCACAATTGCTGAGGTTCTCGAAAATGGGTGGTTCAAGAAAGGATACAAGAAACCTATATTTGAATGCGAGGAAGTTGCTCTTGATGATGTTGATGCTCTTTTTAATGAATCAGCG GACTCACCGAACTTTGTTGTGGAAATGCAAGAGGAACAACAACCTACCCCACCACTGCTCATGACTGCCTTCGAGCTTATCTCCTTCTCACAGGGTCTCAATCTCAATTCTCTTTTTGAAAAGCAAATG GGGTTTGCTGAGCGAGAAACGAGATTTGCATCCAAATGTTCTGCAAATGAGATTGCTTCAAAACTTGAGCAAGCTGCTGGTTCCTTGGGTTTTGATGTGAAGAAGAAGAACTACAAG ATGAAACTTCATGGGGAAAAGTCTGGGCGCAAGGGTCACCTGTCAATTGCAACAGAG ATTTTTGAGGTGGCTCCTTCACTTCACATTGTTCAGCTTCACAAGACTGGTGGAGATACATTAGAGTTTCACAAG TTTTACAAGAACCTGTCAGTTGGGTTGAAAGATATTGTGTGGAAAACTGGCGATGGGGTGAATATTGAAGCGAATAATG GTGCTGGTACCTCAATGTCTTGA